The Paenibacillus sp. 481 DNA window TCCAGGTTTGTAGTAAGCTTTACCTGCCGCTTTCTCATGCCAGCCTGGTGTACCTGTGCGTAATGGGAACAACGCTTCATATTCGGTTCGAGGAAGCGCCGATGTTACGGCTTGAATAGCTTGATCCGGTGAATACTGCGCGTCGATGCCACCCCATGTTTGTTGGATTTGTTGATCCGTAATGACACGGCTTCCACCAACAGGAAGGAGTGATCCCGGGCCTTCATTGCCGGTCGCAGCCGTCGTAGCCGACAGCGCTGTGCTTGCAGCCGATGCATTACCTGCGGCATCTAGTGCAATAACTGTATAACTATAAGCCGTATTTGCAGTCAAACCTGTATCTGCATACGAGGTTGTCGTGGCAGAACCTATTTTAACTGCATTTCTATAAATATCGTATTTAGTGACACCCACATTATCGGTCGATGCACTCCAAGATAAAGTAACGGTTGATGCGGTTGGATTCGATGAGACAAGTCCTGTTGGTACGCTTGGTGCTACTGTATCCGTTCCGCCACCTGGATTTGGATTGGGTTCGGCACCCACCTGTTTCCACCCACTATTCGGATTCGTTAAAGAGCTTTCCGGATTTTCACCTTGCGTCCACCATTTCGCTTCATACACCTTACCGTTATAAGTCACCTTATCCCCTGTTGAATACGCTTTATTCTGATCCCATGCAGGCGCCGTAGCTTGAGTCACAGCAAAGGGTTCGCTCGGTGCCACCAATTCCGCTGCACCTGCAACTGGAGTGGTTGCAAGCATAGCTGCGCCTAGTACTGCGCTAATATTACGCACCATATTTTTTCGTTGTGACGATTGTTTATTCGTTTTCATAGTCAGTCTCCTCTACATTTTCGGTTTCATTCAGTACATTCTGGATGGTTTCGTACAGTCAAAGCCTGTGGTGCTTTTATGTCGACGTCGAATGAAATGATTCTGAACCCTGATTAATAGAGCGCTTACAAAAATATTTTAAAAACACGATAAGGAGTTCGTCATATCCCCCCATTCCCACATATTAGTTAACGCCTGTATTATAATTTGATATAGGCCTAATTGTCACTACTTATTTTACAATAAAGGCCAAATGGCAAACGTATAACTGGAATACTCGAATAGATCTCTAACCATTTCGTCTGGTTTTGGATATAAGATTAAAGCATACTCGTACTCTTTTTCAAATAAAAAAGCACCAGCAACTCTACAGAGGTACTGGCACTTTCAGTTAAAAAATATGTCGGGTTAGGTGAACACTAGACGGGTTCAAAATAAATCGAATAATGTAAAGCGCATCTTTCGTTGAACGACGCCTGACAGCAAGGGCAGCTAATGGTATTCATATACTCCCGAATCGTCAATTCCTGACGGCAGCTTCCGCAAAGGATAGCCCTTTCATCGAACTGCTGCTGCGACCAGCGCTGTATGGTATGACCCGCATGCTCCTCATGACATTTGTAACACGGATAATAGCGATTGCAGCAATTAAATTTTATCGCAACAATGTCTTTCTTGGTGTGGTAATGTGTACAACGCGTTTCATTATCTACGACTGAACCATAAACTTTCATCCCTATCCCCCTTATATAAACGCACATTAAGACAAGGTCTAATCATCATCCCTCTACTGCTTTTATTGCCGGTTCCAGCAATTTTGAATCTAGCTCTTTATCTTTCGATATGTACAGGAATCGCAACTTTCTTATTGTACGTTTTAATATATTGGAACCCGTCCATCAGCAAGAATTCCGGTTTGACCGTGGTCTTAAAAGAATACGTATTCTCCCACAAAACGTTTCCATTTTTCAAATCCCAAGGACGTGCTTTGGAAATCGATGATACGGGAACGACGTTTCCGTCAGCTTGGATGGATAAAGAGTAATGTTCAAAGCATACAAAACATAAAAATTGATCTCTGGCGATCACGATATCGTAGCCTGAGGTCGTTTGGGTTACGCTGCGAATCCATAGCTTTTCATCACCTACTTTGATCGAGCGGTCGGATGGTGAAGCAAGCGAGATAGGTTCTTTTACTTTGTGGTATGCTCCGAAATTGACGAGTTTCAGCTCTATTGACTCAATCTTATCTGTTGGAAACACAGCAAATTCAAGTTCAAATTGTGTACCACTCACGCTCATTCCCCTTGATTCCACTTCGGTTCCATTTACATAAAGCTTTGTTTTTCCCGAACGTATAGAACGTCCCTCTTGCTCTAATTCATAATGACCCTTCACGAATGTGGAAGTTGGTGAAGCCGTAATAGAATCATAGTGAATAACCCCTTGATCGATAGCAATGGATGCTGAAAGATCCTGTTTAACGATACTCTTCATCGCTTTATTCGCTTCAAACTTGAAGGAGAGCGGATAGGATACCTTCTCCCCATTTTCTAGCCATTCAAAAAAGGTTACGGTTAATGTTCTGGAAAATGGACTAACTGGCTCAAATTCATGCACGCCGACGAACTGGGACTTGCTGTTACCGTCACCACCGCTTCCACCTCGCGATTTAGAATCCGTCCAGAACCCTTGCAAACTATCAAAACCGTAATGATTGTAGATATGTTCAGGCAATTGGGTGCCTGCCGGCCTATCGATCGTGTAATACATGAGAAATGCATTATCGTCTGCAATAACACCGTTAATCGTAAAGACCGTACCGTCTTTAAGCGTTGTGCTCTTGTTTATCTTTTGGCCGTATCCTTGCTCCGCCACTTCAGAAAAACCGTGAGAGCTTAACTCGTCATTATTAAACAACTTACTTCCGTAATAAGCTAAAGCAGGATATTCATAGGCACCAACAATCAGAATGAGCGCTGCAGCAGCTGATGTTACCCAGGCTTTCACTTTATTCCTATTTCTTTTTTTAGCAGGAACACGTTGAAGTGCATTTCGAAGTCTGTCCTCAAGTTCTGACGGAGCGTGTATCGCATCCCAAGTCTGTTTATACTCCTGTAGCTTCTCCTCGATCGTGTTCATAACGATCACCTCCGATCATCACTTTCAATTTGTGTATGCCTTGTGAAATTCTTGACTTGATCGTTCCTAGCGGCGCACCAGTCATGTCCGCAATCGTCTGATACGGAAGATCATGAACGTAACGAAGTTCAATCGCTTCCCGCTGTTGTGCATTCAGATGAGATAGCAGCACCTGCATATCCAGTTCGGACTCTGTATCGCGATATGGATTATCGTCCGTTAATGCAGCAAGCGACGATTCTCGCTCTTCTTCCAGCGGAAGAAGGCGCTCCTGTTTGCGGAGCAATGTTTTGCATCGATTGACGAGAATCGTTTTGCTCCAGCTGTAGAATGCTTCATCATTTTGCAATTGATCAATCTTTTCATAAAGTGTAACAATCATGTCTTCCATAGCATCCATCGCATCATGCTCGTTTCCCATATATGTATAGGCAAGGCGATAATAAGCGTTCTGATCGGCCATGATTAGTTGCAATAAAGCTTCCTTATTGCCTTTTTGGGCTTGTCTGACAAGATGGCTTACTTTCATGTTCTCTCCCCTTTTCATAGATAAGAGATCGCAGAGGTGATAAAAGTTCATTATATACAAAAAAACTTTATACTTTACCCAGCAGCACCTAATATTGCACATATATATGATATATCGGTTAAATTGCACGATCATTTCTAATGGCTTAACTATCGTCCATTCCATGATGTGGCAGCCGCCTCTATAACAAAAATAGACAATTTCCCACTACATACTAGGAAATTGTCTATTTACATATGACTCTCAATAATCGCTAGCCGTTATACCACTACTCCGCTATGCTTACTCCCATAAACGTATATACGCGGGTTGGAGTCGCAGATCGCTTGCTTGCTGTACATAATGCTCATATGCCTGTTCAAGCTCTGCACGAGTAACAAGATGCTGGAACCCTAATCTGCTGCGAATACTGCTAGCCGACATCGTCGGCCCAATTTGCAGCTTACGGAGCTTCATTTCTTCCGTCCATGGACTGAAGTAGAACTTAATAATAAATGCAGGATCAGGAACATCAATGAACGGAAAATGGACCATAGGTTTATTCGTCGAATGCCTGCCGACGGTATAGCTTCCATGTGTATGACGATGAATCAATCTCCCTGCATGCGGGAGTATAAAGCCATGATGACGCTGTTTAACTAGTGGAACAGCGGGATCAGGTGCTGTATATCCATAATGGGGATCGTCGACGAGAAATATCGTTCGCAGATGATACATGCTACTGCCTAACTCATCAAGTTTAGTGAAAAATGGCTGAGTATTGCGGAAGCAGAGAAACTCAGTCGTATTCAGTACCATTTTCCAACCGGTACATTCTGCTTCTATTTCCATCACTTCACGATCGACGAGCAGGGCGTCGAACTCTGCCACTTTAGAGTCTCGAACTTCCCAGTGGGGAGCAAGTTCTTTACATATTTCCACAGATCGATCGGTAGAACCGCGATTAATTAAAATACCATGTTCAAACAACGGGACATGATGCTTCAGCCACCATGGAAGTAAGTATTGCTCATTATAAAAATGCGAAATAATCGTACTCAACCTACTAGCCTCCTTTCTTGCTTAGATTATGTCTACAGCACTTCGTGTGGCACTTGCTATGTATCCTGTTGAAGTGTTTTTTTTCATAAAAAAGAAGGCCTGCCAGCCTGTTAGCTTGCAGACCTCCCTATATGCTCCGATGAGACAATTATTTCCGACCGCCTTTAGCGGGAATTAGCTTGATCGAGAACACTTGCTTCTTCTGTGTCAATCCAACTTCTACCGTCGGAGCCCCTTTCTTCGTTAACGTGAACGTATACGGAAACATTGGATGCGGTTTACTTTTGTATCCCTTCAAATCTAATCCGAATATAGACTTTACATGAGGGGTCGCTGCTTTCAGAACATTTTTTATTTTACATTTTTGGGATATTCCCCTATTAATTAACGATATCTTATTTCATTTCATATTGCCTGTGCTGATGTTCTTTCACATGAGCGAGCAGTATGAGGGAATGAATCCTATATATGTTAATAATATATAATTTACCATCTGACAATGGAATTTACATAAGATTGGGTATATGTGGGTTATACGAAATCAACTCAACAGGTCATGAAGGGTCTTATCCAACTTATCGTACTTGAACTTATAACCTGCCCGCTCTAGCCGCTCCGGAACTACCCAACGACTTTTCAATACTAACTCTGTCTCCGTCTTAATGAACACCGCACCGATCTCAAGCAGCCACTTCGGTGAGGGCAATCCCACTTTCACATTCATCGTCTTGCGCAATTGATCCATCAATTCACGATTCGTAACCGGATCAGGTGAAGAGCAGTTGAACACGCCACTCAGCTCTTCATTATCTCGGAGGAACATGATGATTTGAAACAAATCCTCAATATGAATCCAACTGAATCGCTGCGTACCTGATCCCTGCACACCGCCAAGCCCGAAGCGCGCTAAGTTCTTAAAAGGCGTCATTACTCCGCCATCTTTGCCTAATACGATCGCAATTCGCAAAGCAATTTGCCGAGTAGCAGGTAGTTGAAAGGAAAATAACGCTGCTTCCCACTGCTGTGCTACATCGACAGAAAAGCCCGTTCCAATGTCCCCGCCCTCTTCCGTCATCGGGCGATCTTCCGCATGCCGATAAATCGTCGCCGTACTAGAATTGATCCATAGGGACGGTGGATTGGGACATGTTTGGAGAATCTTACCGAGTAGATTGGTCGTGCTTGTGCGAGAACGAATAATCTCTTGTTTATTCTGCTCATTATATCGGCAATTTACAGACTTGCCGGCTAAATTGATAAGCATATCGGCGTTATTCAACGCCTCTGTAATTCCTTGTTCATTTTCCCATGCCAAATGATTTGGTTGTCTAGAGATGATAATGACGTCGTATCCCATCCTGTGGAATTGCTTCTCGATATATTTCCCGATGAACCCTGTTCCGCCGGCTATAACGATTTTCTTCTTCATCTCCATCACTCATTCCCTGTATAATAAGACTAATCGGTCTCGAAAGTAAAAAACAATTGCGATTGCTTCAACAATAGGAATCTCCTTCCTTATTTTAGGCAGATGATCAACATCGTTGCAAGACTTATTATCTTCTTAGTCGTTTCGTTGGCCATATGAGTCGGCTACATATCCATTGCGAAGCGCAACGAAAGTGTATGTAGCCGGATATAAAGCACTGCATAACGACGTGAATAATAAAAAAACTGGTGGATACAAGGTGACCTCACTCCTCCCGACTCTTCAAGCGCCAATATGTAGAAATTAACCCCTCATAATAAGTGCGCAATCCAAAAGCCGCCAGCCTCTCATTTGAGGTGCTGGCGGCCATTTTCGCGTTGTTGGGATCAGCCCTTTTAACTCGATCAACTACATTTGAGAGGCGCTGAAACCGTTAAAATAGTGCACGCCGTCGTGACCAGTATTCGGGTCTGTTCTGCGATTCGTGTTGAACCAAAGTTTATTCCCGTGGGCGATCCCAACGCTCTCGATCTCAAAAAGTGGGAATGCCTCGGACGTTATGCGGAATGACAGATTATCATCTGCATTAATCGTACCGGAGGCAGTAGATATATGACGATAAACGAGTACAATGCTGATATTTTCAAATGTCAGCGGAACATATATGGAGTTGTTATGATAACCGAATCCCTGATTTGCATACAAATCGATGTTAGCTATGGTATTGCCGTTAACTTTTGCACCTGCAATATTTAGTCTAAATGCCTCGGTTACATGAATGATTCCGCTGTTTGCGTTTAGTGGGAGTGTACCCCTGAAATAAATTTGTCCGGGCTCCGGTTTCATGCCCGTTTTAAAAAGAAAATGTATGTTATTCGTGTCTTTGCTGGTGATTTTCACACCCGTCATTAACTTGTCTTGGCCATTGAGTTTGATCGTGTAGTTACCCACTTTGGTATAGGTGTCACCTACATATTTCAGTTTCACGAGGCTCATACTGCCGACTTTCGTGGTAACGACGAACATATAATGAGTTCCGTCGATTGTGCTGAGCACGATATCGTTGGCGTGTCCGAGTTGGGTAGTGTAGTTTGTCCCGTCCCCGTTTTTCATGAGCGTAGTGGCTCCGGTGCTCATATTGGTCCGGTAAATGACTGCCTTCGTATCGTTTTTGTTGACTTTTATAGAATAGGCATAGACAGATCCCACATCAAATCCCTGTGCGGAAGTAATATCACCTACATTATCAATCGGTGCGACGGTGGTGTACGTGTTGTAATACGCTGCACTGGCTATGCTGGGTAACATCATCGCCGTGCAAAGGAGAGAGGCTACAAATAGGAGAAATGGTTTTCTGGAACTTAAAGTCTTGTTCTTCGATCTCATTCTTCCTGTTAACATGCTCTTCATACAACATACCTCCATAAAAATATGATTTATGTTGTTTATATGAATGGAATAATCCTCCTACCTAGCTGCCAGCATAAACAACACAGTACTGCTTTTTTTGAGCGGTGTTACTGGAAGTTCCCACATTGATGACCCTATCAAGTACTGCACTTTATGAGGATTGGTAAGTAAACGCTCTCTCTCATTTCTTGACACAAATATACCCCCAATCCTATTAGAAGTCCAGTAATTTCTGGAAGAAAATTGGGGGTCTTTGGTTTCATTAGAACGTAATAAAAAATGGTTGATAAAATGCCTATACACCAGTGTTTACAATCCCATAATAAATAAGGTCTTCAAATTTATCTTCTTTATAAACATGCTGTAATAACACACCTTCTCTCACCATGCCAACTTTCTGCATAACTCGTCCCGAGCCAGGGTTTGAAGCA harbors:
- a CDS encoding CHY zinc finger protein encodes the protein MKVYGSVVDNETRCTHYHTKKDIVAIKFNCCNRYYPCYKCHEEHAGHTIQRWSQQQFDERAILCGSCRQELTIREYMNTISCPCCQASFNERCALHYSIYFEPV
- a CDS encoding DUF4179 domain-containing protein encodes the protein MNTIEEKLQEYKQTWDAIHAPSELEDRLRNALQRVPAKKRNRNKVKAWVTSAAAALILIVGAYEYPALAYYGSKLFNNDELSSHGFSEVAEQGYGQKINKSTTLKDGTVFTINGVIADDNAFLMYYTIDRPAGTQLPEHIYNHYGFDSLQGFWTDSKSRGGSGGDGNSKSQFVGVHEFEPVSPFSRTLTVTFFEWLENGEKVSYPLSFKFEANKAMKSIVKQDLSASIAIDQGVIHYDSITASPTSTFVKGHYELEQEGRSIRSGKTKLYVNGTEVESRGMSVSGTQFELEFAVFPTDKIESIELKLVNFGAYHKVKEPISLASPSDRSIKVGDEKLWIRSVTQTTSGYDIVIARDQFLCFVCFEHYSLSIQADGNVVPVSSISKARPWDLKNGNVLWENTYSFKTTVKPEFLLMDGFQYIKTYNKKVAIPVHIER
- a CDS encoding sigma-70 family RNA polymerase sigma factor codes for the protein MKVSHLVRQAQKGNKEALLQLIMADQNAYYRLAYTYMGNEHDAMDAMEDMIVTLYEKIDQLQNDEAFYSWSKTILVNRCKTLLRKQERLLPLEEERESSLAALTDDNPYRDTESELDMQVLLSHLNAQQREAIELRYVHDLPYQTIADMTGAPLGTIKSRISQGIHKLKVMIGGDRYEHDRGEATGV
- a CDS encoding glycosyltransferase family 2 protein, with product MSTIISHFYNEQYLLPWWLKHHVPLFEHGILINRGSTDRSVEICKELAPHWEVRDSKVAEFDALLVDREVMEIEAECTGWKMVLNTTEFLCFRNTQPFFTKLDELGSSMYHLRTIFLVDDPHYGYTAPDPAVPLVKQRHHGFILPHAGRLIHRHTHGSYTVGRHSTNKPMVHFPFIDVPDPAFIIKFYFSPWTEEMKLRKLQIGPTMSASSIRSRLGFQHLVTRAELEQAYEHYVQQASDLRLQPAYIRLWE
- a CDS encoding TIGR01777 family oxidoreductase translates to MKKKIVIAGGTGFIGKYIEKQFHRMGYDVIIISRQPNHLAWENEQGITEALNNADMLINLAGKSVNCRYNEQNKQEIIRSRTSTTNLLGKILQTCPNPPSLWINSSTATIYRHAEDRPMTEEGGDIGTGFSVDVAQQWEAALFSFQLPATRQIALRIAIVLGKDGGVMTPFKNLARFGLGGVQGSGTQRFSWIHIEDLFQIIMFLRDNEELSGVFNCSSPDPVTNRELMDQLRKTMNVKVGLPSPKWLLEIGAVFIKTETELVLKSRWVVPERLERAGYKFKYDKLDKTLHDLLS
- a CDS encoding PGF-CTERM sorting domain-containing protein → MRNPKAASLSFEVLAAIFALLGSALLTRSTTFERR